Proteins from a genomic interval of Hydrogenophaga sp. PAMC20947:
- a CDS encoding efflux RND transporter periplasmic adaptor subunit, translating to MTETTRSSNPARKKALTAVATALLLGGVAYGAYWALVLNHFETTDNAYVQGNVVQVTPQLAGTVLAINVDDTDHVKAGQWLVRLDPADAQIALEQAEANLAQTVRQVRTLYANNRTQQAQIALRDADLSRAQAEFARMQDDVNRRQPLVASGAVGREEFNHVSSQLSGARSSVEAARSAVLAAREQLSSNESLTAGTSPEEHPSVKVAASKVREAALALQRTDLVAPVDGYVARRNVQLGQRVQAGSPLLSVIALSEVWVEANFKESQLTNLRLEQPVELTADVYGKKVIYHGVVEGLGAGTGAAFALLPAQNATGNWIKVVQRVPVRVKLDAAEVAAHPLRVGLSMEAKVDISKTDGRMLAEAGGTSRAMSTAVFAQDSADADARVQRIIAGNSPTPRGRALAKAVTRPVAPVKAAEGVSEVKVGQAAPVTAATPVALVN from the coding sequence ATGACCGAAACCACCCGATCCTCCAACCCCGCCCGCAAAAAAGCGCTGACCGCGGTGGCCACCGCCTTGCTCCTGGGTGGTGTGGCCTACGGCGCCTACTGGGCACTGGTGCTCAACCACTTTGAAACCACGGACAACGCTTATGTTCAGGGCAACGTGGTGCAGGTGACGCCCCAGCTGGCAGGCACCGTGCTGGCCATCAACGTCGATGACACCGACCATGTGAAAGCGGGTCAGTGGCTGGTTCGCCTGGACCCGGCCGACGCCCAGATCGCACTGGAGCAGGCTGAGGCGAACCTCGCGCAGACCGTGCGCCAGGTGCGCACGCTCTACGCCAACAACCGCACCCAGCAGGCGCAGATCGCCTTGCGCGACGCCGATCTGTCCCGTGCCCAGGCCGAGTTCGCCCGGATGCAGGACGACGTCAACCGCCGCCAGCCGCTGGTGGCCTCGGGCGCCGTGGGCCGTGAAGAATTCAACCATGTGAGCTCACAGCTCTCGGGGGCCCGAAGCAGTGTCGAGGCCGCGCGCTCGGCGGTGCTGGCCGCGCGCGAGCAACTCAGCTCCAATGAGTCGCTCACGGCGGGCACCTCGCCGGAAGAACACCCCAGCGTGAAGGTGGCTGCGTCCAAGGTCCGCGAAGCGGCGCTGGCGCTGCAACGCACCGACCTGGTGGCCCCGGTGGATGGTTATGTGGCGCGCCGCAACGTGCAGCTGGGCCAGCGTGTGCAGGCCGGCTCGCCATTGTTGTCGGTGATCGCCTTGAGTGAGGTTTGGGTCGAGGCCAATTTCAAGGAAAGCCAGCTCACCAACCTGCGCCTGGAGCAGCCCGTAGAGCTCACTGCCGATGTCTACGGTAAAAAGGTGATTTACCACGGTGTGGTCGAAGGTCTGGGCGCAGGCACAGGCGCGGCTTTTGCCTTGTTGCCTGCGCAAAATGCCACCGGCAACTGGATCAAGGTGGTGCAGCGTGTGCCTGTTCGGGTGAAGCTGGATGCGGCCGAAGTGGCCGCCCATCCGCTGCGCGTGGGCTTGTCCATGGAAGCCAAGGTCGACATCAGCAAGACCGATGGCCGCATGCTGGCCGAAGCGGGCGGCACATCGCGCGCCATGTCGACCGCCGTGTTTGCACAGGACAGTGCCGATGCCGACGCACGGGTGCAGCGCATCATCGCCGGCAACAGCCCGACCCCCCGCGGTAGGGCGCTGGCGAAAGCCGTCACCCGACCTGTCGCACCCGTGAAAGCCGCCGAAGGCGTTTCTGAGGTGAAGGTTGGCCAGGCCGCGCCGGTGACGGCAGCCACCCCCGTGGCACTGGTGAACTGA
- a CDS encoding MarR family transcriptional regulator, with protein MPRRSTPVQFYQAGTYSPQDSVGYMMKRAMLSMVHQVDKRLASLDLTSAQWVPLLRIRELGQATVAELARWSNTDAGAMTRLLDRLEKKGLCRRERSLTDRRVVHVSLTPEGDVALQSVPVVLADVTNLHLDGFSKAEWETLKGLLQRIVVNGDRLRDEG; from the coding sequence ATGCCCCGCCGTTCAACCCCCGTGCAGTTTTACCAAGCCGGTACCTACAGCCCACAGGACAGCGTGGGCTACATGATGAAGCGGGCCATGTTGTCCATGGTCCATCAAGTGGACAAACGCCTGGCCTCGCTGGATCTGACCAGTGCCCAGTGGGTGCCCCTGCTGCGCATCCGCGAACTGGGGCAGGCGACAGTGGCCGAACTCGCTCGCTGGTCCAACACCGATGCAGGCGCCATGACCCGGTTGCTGGACCGTCTGGAGAAAAAGGGCCTGTGCCGCCGCGAGCGCTCGCTCACCGATCGTCGTGTGGTGCATGTGTCGCTCACGCCCGAAGGCGACGTGGCCTTGCAGAGCGTGCCGGTGGTGCTGGCCGATGTCACCAACCTTCACCTGGACGGTTTTTCGAAGGCCGAGTGGGAAACCCTCAAAGGCCTGCTCCAGCGCATCGTGGTCAATGGCGATCGTCTGCGCGACGAAGGCTGA
- a CDS encoding efflux transporter outer membrane subunit has protein sequence MKPYQSNANLRRSGATWALSAVAALVLTACASSAGISSSAHTIEPAQLGLIGATAPANGSVQAQWWEAWGDPALTALVGQALAAHPSLQVVEARLAKASAAVAAEGGNAGPKLQFSADATRQRFSATSIYPAPLGGSTQTLANAQFAGSWEIDFFGRHRAAIDAALGGQRAAQADAAAARNLLASQVGQTYVQFGRLLAQRTVAERALAQREQMLGLIRQRVDAGLDTQVELRQGEGALPEARQSIEQINELIDNTRNALAALAAVPAESLAALKPALSNERLLVVPESVPANLLGTRPDIEAARWRIEAATQGITAAKAQFYPNVNLTAFAGLSSIGLGNLVEAGSRQMGVGPAIHLPIFDSGSLRANLSNKTADLDSAVAAYNGAVLDAVRETADQLNTLQSLARQRAEQAQAQRAVEEAYAFAQQRYGAGLSGYLTLLNAENAVLAQRRQAVDLHARALSAQVGLVRALGGGYQPDPVPGTLARVASAPSQ, from the coding sequence ATGAAGCCCTATCAATCAAATGCCAACCTCCGACGCTCTGGGGCCACCTGGGCGTTGTCTGCCGTCGCCGCGCTGGTACTGACGGCCTGCGCCAGCAGCGCCGGCATCTCGTCTTCAGCCCACACCATCGAGCCGGCCCAGCTGGGTTTGATCGGTGCCACTGCACCAGCGAACGGCTCGGTGCAGGCGCAATGGTGGGAGGCCTGGGGTGATCCGGCTTTGACCGCCCTGGTGGGCCAGGCGCTGGCCGCGCACCCGAGTCTGCAAGTGGTCGAAGCCCGCCTGGCCAAAGCCAGTGCGGCGGTGGCGGCTGAGGGCGGCAACGCCGGCCCCAAGCTCCAGTTCAGTGCCGATGCCACCCGCCAGCGGTTCAGCGCCACCAGCATTTACCCAGCGCCGCTGGGCGGCTCCACGCAGACCTTGGCCAATGCCCAGTTCGCCGGCAGTTGGGAAATTGATTTCTTCGGGCGCCACCGTGCCGCCATCGATGCGGCCCTGGGCGGGCAGCGCGCTGCTCAGGCAGACGCGGCCGCCGCGCGCAACCTCTTGGCCAGCCAGGTGGGTCAAACCTACGTGCAATTCGGGCGTTTGTTGGCCCAGCGCACAGTCGCCGAGCGGGCGCTGGCGCAGCGCGAGCAGATGCTGGGCCTGATCCGGCAGCGCGTGGACGCTGGGCTGGATACGCAGGTGGAGTTGCGCCAGGGTGAGGGCGCGTTGCCAGAAGCCCGCCAATCGATCGAACAGATCAACGAGCTCATCGACAACACCCGCAACGCACTGGCGGCCCTGGCCGCAGTGCCGGCCGAGAGCCTGGCGGCTTTGAAACCGGCGCTCAGCAACGAGCGCCTCCTGGTGGTGCCTGAATCGGTGCCGGCCAATTTGCTGGGTACTCGGCCCGACATCGAGGCTGCTCGCTGGCGCATCGAGGCCGCCACGCAGGGCATCACGGCCGCCAAGGCGCAGTTCTACCCCAACGTCAACCTCACCGCATTTGCCGGCCTGTCCAGCATCGGCCTGGGCAATCTGGTGGAGGCGGGCAGCCGCCAGATGGGTGTGGGCCCGGCGATCCATTTGCCGATCTTCGACTCGGGCAGCTTGCGCGCCAACCTGAGCAACAAGACGGCCGATCTGGACAGTGCTGTGGCCGCCTACAACGGCGCTGTGCTGGATGCTGTGCGTGAAACCGCAGACCAGCTGAATACCTTGCAATCGCTGGCCCGTCAGCGTGCCGAGCAGGCGCAGGCCCAGCGGGCAGTTGAAGAGGCGTATGCGTTTGCCCAGCAACGATACGGCGCTGGCCTGAGTGGCTACCTGACCTTGCTCAATGCCGAAAACGCGGTGCTGGCCCAGCGCCGGCAGGCGGTGGACCTGCATGCCCGTGCGCTGAGCGCCCAAGTGGGCCTGGTCCGGGCATTGGGCGGCGGCTACCAGCCCGATCCGGTGCCGGGCACGCTGGCGCGGGTGGCTTCTGCGCCTTCGCAGTGA
- a CDS encoding ABC transporter permease, whose product MFALLTTFSWQELRHNPWRNASAVVAVMLGVALALAVHLINASALQEFASAVSSVNGKPDTELRARQGSLDDTWLARVQAQPLVSVASPVLALRTSMQAPDGQRLAVELLGVDALSVGSVSPALMPILEARADRLDLFAPDTVFLNPAARRALGSDPLTLQVQSGLRWHTLRVAGTVNAPGAPLIVMDIAAAQELTDRVGSISRIDLRLIPGASSEALQQALALPVELILQRPEQAGERASNLSRAYRVNLTVLALVALFTGAFLVFSVLSLSVARRQQQFALLGVLGLSAPERLRLVLAESALLGSLGSTLGVALGTGLAALALTVLGGDLGGGYFSGDSPSLQWSWGAALLYGALGVAASVVGGWWPARATAQLAPALALKGLGAAPVIGGRSHAPAIGLMILAIALAWAPPVAGIPLAAYLAVGLLLVGGIAALPLAVAVVLNRLAPWAAHHTLPMLAVERSRRLRETAAVATSGVVASLALSVALTVMVASFRDSVTQWLDGVLPAELYVRAGSSSGESNPLPTDFVTAVSKVPGVLRAEPLRTAPFLMNPALPPVTLLARPLAAADGSHAGQTLPLLANPVAPPIPARGETVVPVYVSEAMVDLHGAKVGQWLPDLAPAFGERAAHTRFFVAGVWRDYARQHGSVVMDRDDYVRLSGDERVNDLALHLSAEASEVGVREAIRALARTMGAESLIEFASASEIRATSLRIFDRSFAVTYWLQAVAIGIGLFGVAASFSAQVLARRREFGLLAHLGLTRRQILGVVALEGLAWTSLGALAGLALGLAVSVVLVHVVNPQSFHWTMDLALPGWRLAALCAAVIVAGTLTAWLAGRAAAGRDAVQAVKQDW is encoded by the coding sequence ATGTTCGCCTTATTGACCACGTTTTCCTGGCAGGAATTGCGCCACAACCCCTGGCGCAATGCCTCGGCCGTGGTGGCGGTGATGCTGGGCGTCGCACTCGCCCTGGCCGTGCACCTGATCAATGCCTCGGCCCTCCAGGAGTTCGCCAGCGCCGTGAGTTCCGTCAACGGCAAACCCGACACCGAGTTGCGTGCCCGCCAGGGCTCGCTGGACGACACCTGGCTCGCACGCGTGCAAGCCCAGCCTCTGGTTTCGGTGGCCAGTCCGGTGCTGGCGCTGCGCACCTCGATGCAGGCCCCCGACGGACAACGCCTGGCGGTGGAACTGCTGGGCGTGGACGCCTTGAGCGTGGGCAGCGTTTCGCCAGCCCTGATGCCCATCCTCGAGGCGCGCGCCGACCGGCTCGACCTGTTTGCGCCCGACACGGTGTTTCTCAACCCGGCTGCCCGCCGGGCGCTGGGGTCGGACCCGTTGACGCTCCAGGTCCAGAGCGGACTTCGCTGGCACACCCTGCGGGTCGCCGGCACAGTGAACGCCCCCGGCGCGCCCTTGATCGTGATGGACATCGCCGCAGCCCAGGAACTCACCGACCGCGTAGGCTCTATCAGCCGCATCGATCTGCGGCTGATACCGGGCGCCAGCAGCGAAGCCCTGCAACAGGCGCTGGCTTTGCCGGTGGAACTGATTTTGCAGCGCCCGGAACAGGCGGGGGAACGCGCCAGCAACCTCTCGCGGGCCTACCGGGTCAACCTCACGGTGCTGGCGCTGGTGGCCCTGTTCACCGGTGCGTTTCTGGTGTTTTCGGTGCTGTCGCTGTCGGTGGCGCGGCGACAGCAGCAGTTTGCGCTGCTCGGGGTGCTGGGCTTGTCGGCGCCCGAGCGCCTGCGCCTGGTGTTGGCGGAATCGGCGCTGCTGGGCAGCCTGGGCAGTACCCTGGGTGTGGCGCTGGGCACGGGCCTCGCCGCGCTCGCACTGACCGTTCTGGGCGGGGACCTGGGGGGGGGCTATTTTTCCGGAGATTCGCCCAGTCTGCAATGGAGCTGGGGCGCTGCGCTGCTGTATGGCGCACTGGGCGTGGCCGCCTCGGTGGTCGGCGGCTGGTGGCCCGCGCGCGCCACGGCGCAGCTCGCACCTGCCCTGGCACTCAAGGGCCTGGGCGCTGCGCCGGTGATCGGAGGTCGCTCTCATGCCCCCGCCATTGGACTGATGATCCTGGCGATCGCGCTGGCTTGGGCACCCCCTGTGGCCGGCATTCCCCTGGCCGCCTACCTGGCCGTCGGGTTGTTGCTGGTGGGCGGCATCGCCGCCTTGCCTCTGGCGGTGGCCGTGGTCTTGAACCGGCTCGCCCCTTGGGCCGCACACCACACCCTGCCCATGCTCGCGGTCGAGCGCTCTCGGCGTCTGCGCGAAACCGCCGCAGTGGCCACCAGCGGCGTGGTCGCCAGCCTGGCCCTGTCAGTGGCCCTGACCGTGATGGTGGCGAGTTTTCGCGACTCGGTGACCCAATGGCTTGACGGCGTGCTGCCTGCCGAGCTGTATGTGCGCGCTGGCTCGTCATCCGGCGAGAGCAACCCGCTGCCAACCGACTTTGTGACCGCCGTCAGCAAAGTGCCCGGCGTTTTGCGCGCAGAGCCGTTGCGTACCGCACCGTTCCTGATGAATCCGGCCCTGCCACCCGTGACCTTGCTGGCACGCCCGCTGGCGGCCGCCGACGGATCACACGCCGGCCAGACCTTGCCTTTGCTCGCCAACCCGGTCGCCCCGCCCATCCCGGCACGGGGCGAGACCGTGGTGCCGGTCTATGTAAGCGAAGCCATGGTCGACCTGCACGGCGCGAAGGTGGGCCAATGGCTGCCCGACCTGGCCCCGGCCTTTGGTGAGCGCGCCGCCCACACGCGTTTTTTCGTGGCTGGTGTGTGGCGCGACTACGCCCGCCAACACGGCAGCGTGGTGATGGACCGCGACGACTACGTGCGCCTGTCAGGTGACGAGCGCGTCAACGACCTGGCCCTGCACCTGAGCGCAGAGGCCAGCGAGGTCGGCGTGCGCGAGGCCATTCGCGCTTTGGCACGGACCATGGGCGCAGAAAGTCTCATCGAATTCGCCTCGGCCAGCGAGATCCGCGCAACCTCGCTGCGCATCTTCGATCGCAGCTTTGCCGTGACCTACTGGCTGCAGGCTGTGGCCATCGGCATTGGTCTGTTCGGCGTGGCGGCGAGCTTCAGCGCACAGGTGCTGGCGCGCCGGCGCGAGTTTGGCTTGCTGGCCCATCTGGGGCTCACCCGGCGGCAAATCCTGGGTGTGGTGGCGCTGGAAGGTCTGGCGTGGACATCGCTGGGCGCACTCGCCGGCCTTGCCCTGGGGCTGGCGGTGAGCGTGGTGCTGGTGCACGTGGTCAACCCCCAAAGTTTTCACTGGACCATGGACCTGGCCCTGCCCGGGTGGCGTCTGGCCGCGCTGTGCGCAGCCGTGATCGTGGCAGGCACCTTGACCGCCTGGCTGGCTGGCCGAGCCGCCGCCGGCCGCGACGCGGTGCAGGCGGTCAAACAAGACTGGTGA